From Streptomyces chrestomyceticus JCM 4735, one genomic window encodes:
- a CDS encoding TetR/AcrR family transcriptional regulator produces the protein MNGTAATDATDATGTDRADGAQAAAPAPDPRRGRPRSPAADTAIIEAVLRMIEDGVSIGELSMERIAREAGVGKATVYRRWPGKSALMLDVMRSLDTDIPPPAGVSVRDDLVGIIEFLRIRGLAKRNSALLRTVVTHVKAQPALWREYHETVVQARREVLLSVLRRGRECGEVRTDRDIDLLADLFVGPVLSRAVLHEWADLPEGLAEEIVDTVLEGVRPRG, from the coding sequence ATGAACGGGACGGCGGCGACGGACGCGACGGACGCCACGGGGACGGACCGGGCGGACGGAGCGCAGGCCGCCGCGCCCGCCCCCGACCCCCGCCGCGGGCGCCCCCGCAGCCCCGCCGCCGACACCGCGATCATCGAAGCCGTACTGCGCATGATCGAGGACGGGGTCTCCATCGGGGAGCTGTCGATGGAGCGCATCGCCCGTGAGGCGGGTGTCGGCAAGGCCACCGTCTACCGGCGTTGGCCGGGCAAGAGCGCCCTGATGCTGGACGTGATGCGCTCGCTGGACACGGACATCCCGCCGCCGGCCGGGGTGTCCGTACGCGACGACCTCGTGGGCATCATCGAGTTCCTGCGCATCCGCGGCCTGGCCAAGCGCAACTCGGCGCTGCTGCGCACCGTCGTCACGCACGTCAAGGCGCAGCCCGCGCTCTGGCGGGAGTACCACGAGACGGTGGTGCAGGCCCGCCGCGAGGTGCTGCTGTCCGTGCTGCGGCGCGGCCGGGAGTGCGGTGAGGTGCGTACGGACCGGGACATCGACCTGCTCGCCGACCTCTTCGTCGGGCCGGTGCTGTCCCGGGCCGTGCTGCACGAGTGGGCGGACCTGCCGGAGGGGCTGGCCGAGGAGATCGTCGACACGGTGCTGGAGGGCGTGCGGCCGCGGGGCTGA
- a CDS encoding endonuclease/exonuclease/phosphatase family protein, with the protein MTESGQGQDPERAASGARRLRDWWRPEGMWRRGIVLAVLAVLLGLLMILHAHVPNTVGNLGSLLETFLPWLGLLGVPVLLIAAVLRRSTTAIVALLLPAVVWVSLFGGQVTDKKGTGGNLTVATHNVDADNPDPAGTARDIVKSGADVVALEELTGDALPKYKEGLAKAYPYRTVQGTVGLWSKHPISDAAPVNIKMGWTRALRATVKAPDGRQVAFYVAHLPSVRVKLNAGFTANQRDDSAAALGEAISKESIGQVILLGDLNGTMNDRSLAPVTSQMRSAQGAAGDGFGFSWPAGFPMARIDQIMMKGIDPVSSWSLPRTGSDHLPLAASVKI; encoded by the coding sequence ATGACGGAGTCGGGGCAGGGCCAAGACCCTGAGCGGGCCGCCTCCGGAGCGCGGCGCCTGCGCGACTGGTGGCGCCCGGAGGGCATGTGGCGGCGGGGCATCGTGCTGGCGGTGCTGGCGGTCCTGCTCGGGCTGCTGATGATCCTCCACGCGCACGTCCCCAACACCGTCGGCAACCTCGGCAGCCTGCTGGAGACGTTCCTGCCGTGGCTCGGGCTGCTGGGCGTCCCGGTGCTGCTGATCGCCGCCGTGTTGCGGCGTTCCACGACGGCGATCGTCGCGCTGCTGCTGCCCGCCGTCGTCTGGGTCAGCCTCTTCGGCGGGCAGGTCACGGACAAGAAGGGCACCGGCGGCAATCTGACCGTCGCCACCCACAACGTCGACGCCGACAACCCCGACCCGGCGGGCACGGCCAGGGACATCGTGAAGTCCGGCGCGGACGTGGTGGCCCTGGAGGAGCTGACCGGTGACGCGCTGCCCAAGTACAAGGAAGGGCTGGCCAAGGCGTACCCGTACCGCACGGTGCAGGGCACGGTCGGACTGTGGAGCAAGCACCCGATCTCCGACGCCGCGCCCGTGAACATCAAGATGGGCTGGACCCGCGCGCTGCGCGCCACCGTCAAGGCGCCCGACGGCCGGCAGGTCGCCTTCTACGTCGCGCACCTGCCGTCGGTGCGGGTCAAGCTCAACGCGGGGTTCACCGCCAACCAGCGGGACGACAGCGCGGCCGCCCTCGGCGAGGCGATCTCCAAGGAGAGCATCGGACAGGTCATCCTGCTCGGTGACCTCAACGGCACCATGAACGACCGCTCGCTGGCCCCGGTCACCTCGCAGATGCGCTCGGCCCAGGGCGCGGCGGGCGACGGCTTCGGCTTCAGTTGGCCGGCCGGCTTCCCGATGGCGCGGATCGACCAGATCATGATGAAGGGGATCGACCCGGTGTCCTCCTGGTCGCTGCCCCGGACCGGCAGTGATCACCTTCCGCTCGCCGCCTCGGTCAAGATCTGA
- a CDS encoding MFS transporter: MPLALLALAVSAFGIGTTEFVMMGLLPNVAGDLGTSVPTAGYLVSAYALGVVIGAPLLTALGSRIPRKRMLLLLMAVFTVGNLASALAPNFGLLIAGRLLAGLPHGAFFGVGAVVAARLVKEGRQARAVATMFLGLTVANIVGVPAATLLGQHLGWRATFLVVAAIGLVAMAALARLVPHMPRAEHGGVAHELRAMGNRQVVLGLVTAVFGFAGVFAVYSYLASMMTEVSGFAEGSVPLVLALFGAGMTLGALAAGPLTDRALRPTLYGALGALAVTLVVFTYAVHVKWAALVCVVILGAVGFMTTTPLQMLVMKKAQHAPTLASASNHSAFNLANAGGAWVGGVAIAAGWGWTSPALVGAVLAVIGLGIAVTAGLLDRGGSGSSRIVASSEDADDVPAELPDRVN, translated from the coding sequence ATGCCCCTGGCGCTGCTCGCGCTGGCCGTCTCCGCCTTCGGCATCGGCACGACTGAGTTCGTGATGATGGGCCTGCTGCCCAATGTCGCGGGCGACCTGGGTACGTCCGTGCCCACGGCCGGCTACCTCGTCTCCGCCTATGCCCTCGGTGTCGTCATCGGCGCTCCGCTGCTGACCGCCCTCGGGTCGCGCATCCCGCGCAAGCGGATGCTCCTGCTGTTGATGGCCGTCTTCACCGTGGGCAACCTGGCCTCGGCGCTGGCGCCCAACTTCGGCCTGCTGATCGCCGGCCGGCTGCTCGCCGGGCTCCCGCACGGCGCGTTCTTCGGGGTCGGCGCGGTGGTCGCCGCCCGGCTGGTCAAGGAAGGCCGGCAGGCGCGTGCGGTGGCCACCATGTTCCTCGGCCTGACCGTCGCCAACATCGTCGGCGTACCCGCCGCGACACTGCTCGGCCAGCACCTCGGCTGGCGCGCGACCTTCCTGGTCGTGGCCGCCATCGGCCTGGTCGCGATGGCCGCGCTGGCCCGCCTCGTGCCGCACATGCCGCGCGCGGAGCACGGCGGCGTGGCCCACGAGCTCCGCGCCATGGGCAACCGGCAGGTCGTCCTCGGCCTGGTCACCGCGGTCTTCGGCTTCGCCGGTGTGTTCGCCGTCTACAGCTACCTCGCCTCGATGATGACCGAGGTCTCCGGCTTCGCCGAGGGGTCCGTCCCGCTGGTCCTGGCGCTCTTCGGTGCCGGTATGACGCTGGGCGCGCTGGCCGCGGGCCCGCTGACCGACCGCGCGCTGCGGCCCACGCTGTACGGGGCGCTCGGCGCCCTCGCCGTTACCCTCGTGGTCTTCACCTACGCGGTACACGTCAAGTGGGCGGCCCTGGTCTGCGTCGTCATCCTGGGCGCGGTCGGCTTCATGACCACCACGCCGCTGCAGATGCTGGTCATGAAGAAGGCCCAGCACGCGCCGACCCTGGCCTCGGCCTCCAACCACTCGGCGTTCAACCTGGCCAACGCGGGCGGCGCCTGGGTCGGCGGCGTGGCCATCGCGGCGGGCTGGGGCTGGACCTCTCCGGCGCTGGTCGGCGCGGTGCTGGCCGTCATCGGCCTGGGCATCGCGGTGACCGCCGGACTGCTCGACCGCGGCGGCTCCGGCTCCTCGCGCATCGTCGCGAGCAGCGAGGACGCCGACGACGTACCGGCGGAACTGCCGGACCGGGTGAACTGA
- a CDS encoding multicopper oxidase family protein, protein MRTHTRRAVLGAGIAVAGGGLLAACSSGSGTDGTGHSGHAGSPAEAPEGYVSPDGPEVAAAEKKRGSGPVRKVALTATAAKLDLGGRTVGSWAYGDDLPGKEVRVTAGDTLELTLANHLPEATSLHWHGLALRNDMDGVPDLTQRPVKAGGSFTYRFAVSHPGTYWFHPHSGVQQDRGLYAPLIVEDPKEPLAYDKEWVVVLDDWVDGVDGSTPDAVLAELRKGMGGMDHGSGGMDHGGMDHGGSGSGSGGMDHGAHSMGGRAAPSPTGPSRMLMGATSKLLGGDAGDVDYPYHLVNGRTPQDPQTFRARPGDRVRIRFVNAGGDTAYRVALGGHTMTVTHTDGYPVTHAPTDALLLGMGERYDVVVTVKDGVFPMTALAEGKKRTALAVLRTGGGAAPEESVRPKELDGRLLTADRLKADGPVRLASRKPDRTLRFDLTGSMAKYDWAVNGKKYAPDQRYPVRAGERVRLSFRNNTTMWHPMHLHGHTFALPDGGPRKDTAIVLPGRRLDVDLDADNPGLWMLHCHNVYHAESGMMTVLGYQK, encoded by the coding sequence ATGCGTACGCACACCCGCCGCGCCGTACTCGGCGCGGGTATCGCGGTCGCCGGCGGCGGCCTGCTCGCCGCCTGTTCGTCGGGCTCCGGCACGGACGGCACCGGCCACTCGGGCCACGCCGGCAGCCCGGCCGAGGCGCCGGAAGGTTACGTCTCCCCCGACGGCCCGGAAGTGGCCGCCGCGGAGAAGAAGCGCGGCTCCGGCCCCGTACGGAAGGTCGCGCTCACCGCCACCGCCGCCAAGCTCGACCTGGGCGGCCGTACGGTCGGCAGTTGGGCGTACGGGGACGACCTGCCCGGCAAGGAGGTACGGGTCACCGCGGGCGACACCCTGGAGCTGACGCTCGCCAACCACCTGCCCGAGGCCACCTCCCTGCACTGGCACGGCCTGGCCCTGCGCAACGACATGGACGGCGTACCGGATCTGACCCAGCGTCCCGTGAAGGCGGGCGGCTCGTTCACGTACCGCTTCGCCGTCAGCCACCCCGGCACGTACTGGTTCCACCCGCACTCGGGCGTGCAGCAGGACCGCGGCCTGTACGCGCCGCTGATCGTCGAGGACCCGAAGGAGCCCCTCGCCTACGACAAGGAGTGGGTGGTCGTCCTGGACGACTGGGTCGACGGGGTGGACGGCAGCACGCCGGACGCGGTGCTGGCCGAACTCCGCAAGGGCATGGGCGGGATGGACCACGGGTCCGGGGGCATGGACCACGGGGGCATGGACCACGGCGGTTCCGGTTCCGGTTCCGGGGGCATGGACCACGGCGCGCACTCCATGGGCGGCCGCGCGGCGCCGTCCCCCACCGGCCCCTCCCGCATGCTGATGGGCGCCACCAGCAAGCTGCTGGGTGGCGACGCGGGCGACGTGGACTACCCGTACCACCTGGTCAACGGCCGTACGCCGCAGGACCCGCAGACCTTCCGCGCGCGGCCCGGCGACCGGGTCCGCATCCGCTTCGTCAACGCGGGCGGCGACACCGCGTACCGTGTCGCGCTCGGCGGCCACACCATGACCGTGACGCACACCGACGGCTACCCCGTCACCCACGCCCCGACGGACGCCCTGCTGCTCGGCATGGGCGAGCGTTACGACGTGGTGGTCACGGTCAAGGACGGCGTCTTCCCGATGACCGCGCTCGCCGAGGGCAAGAAGCGGACCGCGCTGGCCGTGCTGCGCACCGGCGGCGGGGCGGCGCCCGAGGAGTCCGTACGGCCGAAGGAGCTGGACGGGCGGCTGCTGACGGCCGACCGGCTGAAGGCCGACGGTCCGGTGCGGCTGGCGTCGCGCAAGCCGGACCGGACCCTTCGGTTCGACCTCACCGGTTCGATGGCGAAGTACGACTGGGCCGTCAACGGCAAGAAGTACGCGCCTGACCAGCGCTATCCGGTACGGGCCGGGGAACGCGTACGGCTGTCGTTCCGCAACAACACCACTATGTGGCACCCGATGCACCTGCACGGGCACACCTTCGCGCTGCCGGACGGCGGCCCGCGCAAGGACACCGCGATCGTGCTGCCGGGCCGCCGGCTGGACGTCGATCTCGACGCCGACAACCCCGGCCTGTGGATGCTGCACTGCCACAACGTCTACCACGCGGAATCCGGGATGATGACGGTCCTCGGTTACCAGAAGTAG
- a CDS encoding DUF998 domain-containing protein: MSVQPSKSRRAAPVLLLLGAVAYTAWVLEVVLSTGLDPVRTYVSELAAADQPLGGLFRATDLLAGLLVLAGAIAALLTLRRRPWATAGWAALALFGAATAVDSRLPLSCAPTSDPECAARETAGLVPATHTAHAISSSLAMTGALAALVLLTVAARRYGWWPPLGRVAPWLALAELAATVWTLSSIAAFTEGHGNWALGVGQRLQVLLVALYVGLLAWCVGRAGTTTGREGEPV, translated from the coding sequence ATGTCCGTGCAGCCGAGCAAGAGCCGCCGTGCCGCCCCCGTACTCCTCCTGCTCGGGGCGGTGGCGTACACCGCCTGGGTCCTGGAGGTGGTCCTGTCCACCGGCCTCGACCCGGTCCGGACGTACGTCAGTGAACTGGCCGCCGCCGACCAGCCGCTCGGCGGCCTGTTCCGCGCGACGGACCTGCTCGCCGGACTGCTCGTACTGGCGGGCGCGATCGCCGCGCTGCTCACCCTCCGCCGCCGCCCGTGGGCGACGGCCGGCTGGGCGGCCCTCGCCCTCTTCGGTGCCGCCACCGCCGTCGACTCCCGGCTGCCGCTGAGCTGCGCCCCGACCAGCGACCCGGAATGCGCGGCCCGCGAGACCGCGGGACTGGTGCCCGCCACCCACACCGCGCACGCGATCAGCAGCTCGCTGGCCATGACGGGGGCGCTGGCCGCGCTGGTCCTGCTGACCGTGGCCGCCCGCCGGTACGGCTGGTGGCCGCCGCTCGGCCGCGTCGCGCCGTGGCTGGCCCTGGCCGAACTGGCCGCCACCGTTTGGACCCTCTCCTCCATCGCGGCCTTCACCGAGGGCCACGGCAACTGGGCGCTGGGCGTCGGCCAGCGCCTCCAGGTCCTGCTCGTCGCCCTGTACGTCGGGCTGCTCGCGTGGTGTGTCGGGCGAGCGGGCACCACTACGGGGAGGGAAGGGGAACCGGTATGA
- a CDS encoding alpha/beta fold hydrolase produces MLRVDGVVLHVLREGSGPVCVLSGGLGMSWFDWDAVAARLAPHRTVVRFDRPGLGLSAPAQEPPTAAGEAARIAHVLDALGLPGPCTVVGHSLAAFHAEAFARLYPDRTAGIVLADGSVEEDPRPLLPRPVRTAWAGGLASVLAAAGVPRALGPAARRMTTRALTVRDHPRDPYEAGAYRTSRVLRACALENATYGYQAAEVAALRPDRPLRGVPVTVLAAYDGSETPRELRWLERQRALATQLGGAFAIAAPAGHLVMADAPDAVATAVLSLTPDLEDPRRGR; encoded by the coding sequence ATGCTGCGCGTCGACGGCGTGGTGCTGCACGTGCTGCGCGAGGGCAGCGGCCCGGTGTGCGTGCTCAGCGGCGGGCTGGGCATGAGCTGGTTCGACTGGGACGCGGTCGCGGCCCGCCTCGCCCCGCACCGTACGGTCGTCCGCTTCGACCGGCCCGGCCTGGGGCTGAGCGCGCCCGCCCAGGAGCCGCCCACCGCGGCGGGCGAGGCCGCCCGGATCGCGCACGTCCTGGACGCGCTCGGGCTGCCCGGCCCGTGCACCGTCGTCGGCCACAGCCTGGCCGCCTTCCACGCCGAGGCGTTCGCCCGGCTGTATCCGGACCGCACCGCGGGCATCGTGCTGGCCGACGGCAGCGTGGAGGAGGACCCGAGGCCGCTGCTGCCGCGTCCCGTCCGTACGGCCTGGGCGGGCGGCCTGGCCTCCGTGCTCGCGGCGGCCGGGGTGCCGCGCGCCCTCGGCCCGGCCGCGCGCCGGATGACCACCCGCGCCCTGACCGTGCGCGACCACCCGCGTGATCCGTACGAGGCCGGGGCCTACCGCACCAGCCGGGTGCTGCGCGCCTGCGCCCTGGAGAACGCGACGTACGGCTACCAGGCCGCCGAGGTCGCCGCGCTGCGCCCGGACCGTCCGCTGCGCGGCGTGCCGGTGACGGTCCTGGCGGCGTACGACGGCAGCGAGACGCCGCGCGAACTGCGCTGGCTGGAGCGGCAGCGGGCGCTGGCCACCCAGCTCGGCGGCGCCTTCGCCATCGCCGCCCCGGCCGGGCACCTGGTGATGGCCGACGCGCCGGACGCGGTGGCCACGGCCGTCCTGTCGCTCACCCCTGATCTGGAGGATCCGCGGCGGGGGCGCTGA
- a CDS encoding DsbA family protein: MSKHFDVTAVTFYFDSACPWTWRTARWLVAATGRRGIPLSYRAFDLTDGAPLDELPDEYRPAAAGSRCLLRLAEAAHADGRDTLTGTVYAAYGAAVFDGGADPSPELAERCLAEAGAATYADVLHDTALDRPVALAREQAQEFSGEDAGSPVTVVTTPRGERGFFGPVVAPTPTGAEADRLWDALVGAASVPQFFELRARRTAKP; this comes from the coding sequence GTGAGCAAGCACTTCGACGTCACGGCCGTGACGTTCTACTTCGACTCCGCGTGCCCCTGGACCTGGCGCACCGCGCGCTGGCTGGTGGCCGCCACCGGGCGCCGGGGCATCCCGCTGTCCTACCGCGCCTTCGACCTGACCGACGGCGCGCCTCTGGACGAGCTGCCCGACGAGTACCGCCCGGCCGCCGCCGGGAGCCGCTGCCTGCTGCGGCTGGCCGAGGCCGCGCACGCCGACGGCCGGGACACCCTGACCGGCACGGTGTACGCCGCGTACGGCGCCGCGGTGTTCGACGGCGGCGCGGACCCGTCGCCGGAGCTGGCCGAACGGTGCCTGGCGGAGGCGGGCGCCGCGACCTATGCCGACGTGCTGCACGACACCGCGCTGGACCGGCCGGTGGCCCTGGCCCGCGAGCAGGCGCAGGAGTTCTCCGGCGAGGACGCGGGCTCGCCCGTCACGGTCGTCACCACGCCCCGCGGCGAACGCGGCTTCTTCGGGCCCGTGGTGGCGCCCACGCCCACCGGCGCGGAGGCCGACCGGCTGTGGGACGCGCTCGTCGGCGCCGCGTCCGTCCCGCAGTTCTTCGAGCTGCGGGCGCGGCGGACGGCGAAGCCGTGA
- a CDS encoding glutamine synthetase family protein has translation MDKQQEFVLRTLEERDIRFVRLWFTDVLGFLKSVAVAPAELEQAFDEGIGFDGSAIEGFARVYESDMIAKPDPGTFQILPWRAEAPGTARMFCDILMPDGSPSYADPRYVLKRILAKTSDLGFTFYTHPEIEFFLLKDKPVDGTRPSPADSSGYFDHTPQNVGMDFRRQAITMLESMGISVEFSHHEGAPGQQEIDLRYADALSTADNIMTFRLVMKQVALEQGVQATFMPKPFSEYPGSGMHSHLSLFEGDRNAFHESGAEYQLSKVGRSFIAGLLRHAGEISAVTNQWVNSYKRIWGGANRTAGAGGEAPSYICWGHNNRSALIRVPMYKPGKMGSTRVEVRSIDSGANPYLTYAVLLAAGLKGIEEGYELPAGADDDVWALSDSERRAMGIEPLPQNLGEAIDLMERSELVAETLGEHVFDFFLRNKKQEWEEYRSEVTAFELRKMLPVL, from the coding sequence ATGGACAAGCAGCAGGAGTTTGTGCTCCGTACGCTGGAGGAGCGCGACATCCGCTTCGTACGACTGTGGTTCACCGATGTGCTGGGGTTCCTGAAGTCCGTCGCGGTGGCGCCCGCCGAACTTGAGCAGGCGTTCGACGAGGGCATCGGCTTCGACGGCTCCGCGATCGAGGGCTTCGCGCGGGTGTACGAGTCCGACATGATCGCCAAGCCGGACCCGGGCACCTTCCAGATCCTGCCGTGGCGCGCCGAGGCCCCCGGCACCGCCCGGATGTTCTGCGACATCCTGATGCCGGACGGCTCCCCGTCCTACGCAGACCCGCGCTACGTCCTCAAGCGCATCCTGGCCAAGACCTCCGACCTCGGCTTCACCTTCTACACCCACCCCGAGATCGAGTTCTTCCTGCTCAAGGACAAGCCGGTGGACGGCACCCGGCCGAGCCCCGCGGACTCCTCCGGCTACTTCGACCACACCCCGCAGAACGTCGGCATGGACTTCCGCCGCCAGGCGATCACCATGCTCGAATCGATGGGCATCTCGGTGGAGTTCAGTCACCACGAGGGCGCCCCGGGCCAGCAGGAGATCGACCTGCGGTACGCCGACGCGCTGTCCACCGCCGACAACATCATGACGTTCCGGCTGGTGATGAAGCAGGTCGCGCTGGAGCAGGGCGTGCAGGCGACGTTCATGCCCAAGCCGTTCTCGGAGTACCCGGGTTCGGGCATGCACTCCCATCTCTCGCTGTTCGAGGGCGACCGCAACGCCTTCCACGAGTCGGGCGCCGAGTACCAGCTCTCCAAGGTCGGCCGCTCCTTCATCGCCGGCCTGCTGCGGCACGCGGGCGAGATCTCCGCCGTCACCAACCAGTGGGTCAACTCCTACAAGCGCATCTGGGGCGGCGCCAACCGCACCGCGGGCGCCGGCGGCGAGGCCCCCTCGTACATCTGCTGGGGCCACAACAACCGCTCCGCGCTCATCCGCGTCCCCATGTACAAGCCGGGCAAGATGGGCTCCACCCGGGTCGAGGTCCGCTCCATCGACTCCGGCGCCAACCCGTACCTCACCTACGCGGTGCTGCTGGCCGCCGGCCTCAAGGGCATCGAGGAGGGCTACGAACTCCCGGCCGGCGCCGACGACGACGTGTGGGCGCTGTCCGACTCCGAGCGCCGCGCCATGGGCATCGAGCCGCTGCCGCAGAACCTCGGCGAGGCCATCGACCTGATGGAGCGCAGCGAACTGGTCGCGGAGACCCTCGGCGAGCACGTCTTCGACTTCTTCCTGCGCAACAAGAAGCAGGAATGGGAGGAATACCGCTCCGAGGTCACCGCCTTCGAACTGCGCAAGATGCTGCCGGTCCTGTGA